The Amycolatopsis sp. NBC_01480 genome segment GGGTCGTGGTGTTCAACCGCGCCTACCTCACCGTCTACGACACCGCTCTCGGGCAGTTCGTGCTGCTGGTCATCGGCGCCTTGTTCGCGGCCGGGTTCGCGTGGCTGGCCCGCATCGCGGGCAGTGGCCGGCCCCGCCGGGTCCTGGACCTCACCCCCGCCGGCTCGCCCAGCGAGCCCGGGGAATCCGTGCCGAGGGCCGGCCGAGGCGGTGATCGCGCATGATTCCCGCGATCGTGTTCGGCGCCGGAACCGGGCTCGGGTTGTGGGCGTTGCTGGTGTGGGCGATCCCGCCCCGGCCCGCGCTCGGTGCCCGCCTCGCCCGCGCCACCACGCCACCGGCCGAGCCGATCGTGGCCACCCAGGACACCAGCTGGGCCACCACCCTCGGGCGCCCGTTCGTGCCCGGCCTGCGCGCCCTCGGGCTACCGGGCGCGAAGACCGAGCGGGACCTGCTCGTCCTCGGACGCGGCACCGACCCTCACGTGGCGGCCAAGGCGATCCTCGCCCTGGCCGGCCTGCTCGCACCTGGGCTGCTGCAGCTGCTGCTCGTCCTGGACGGCCTGTCGCTCGGGCTCGAGGTGCCGCTCGTCGCCGCGGTGGTGCTGGCCGCACTCGGGTTCCTCACCCCGGACCTGGAAGTCCGGGCGAAGGCGGCCCGGCGGCGCGCGGAGTTCCGCACCGCGCTTTCGGCGTTCCTCGACCTGGTGTGGATCACCCTCGCCGGCGGCGCCGGAGTCGAAGCCGCGCTGACCGACGCCGCCGAGATCGGCCATGGCCCCGCGTTCACCCAGCTGCGGCGCGCACTGTCCGCGGCGCAGCTGACCCGCACCGCTGCTTGGGCCACCCTCCGCCGGCTCGGCGAGGAACTCGGCATCAGCGAACTCGCCGAACTCGCGGCCTCAGTGTCGCTGGCCGGCACCGAAGGCGCCCGCGTCCGCGCCTCCCTCGCCGCGAAAGCCCAAGCCTTGCGCACCCACCAGGTCACCGACGCCGAAGCCGAAGCCCAAGCTGCCACCGAACGTATGGCGCTGCCCGTCACGTTGCTGTTTCTCGGTTTCCTCGGCTTCATCGCCTATCCGGCGGTGGTTCAAGTCCTTAATGGACTCTAGATAGCTGTCTGATACCTCGCGAAAGGCATTGCGCCACAATGGAAAGAAGGCATGAGCATGGTGTACTGCATCCGTTCTCTCTGGGAGCTGACGTGCGCCCGGGTCGCGCTGCTGCGGGCCGATCCGGAGCGCGGGGAGATCACCACCACCGTCATCGTCACCGCCCTGCTGGCCATCGCCGCGATCGCCATCGTCGCGATCATCGTGGCGAAACTGACGGCGAAGGCGAACTCGATCAACCTCGGGATCGGCGGCTGACGATGCCGGCTCCCTCCATCCGATCCCGCGCGCACGTTCTGGCCGAGCGTGTCCGGCGGGCGCTGCGGGGCGACCGGGGCGAGGCCACGGTCGAGCTGGTCCTCGCCACCCCGTTGCTGCTGCTGGCGTTGCTGGCGATCATCCAGTTCGCGGTGTGGTCCCACGCCACCCATGTCGCCCAGGCCGCCGCGTCCCAGGCCCTGGCCGCGGCCCGCACCCAGGATGGCACCACCAGTGCGGGGCGGGCTGCCGGCCGGCTGTTGCTCGATGACCTCGCCGCCGGGCCGTTGCGCGACCCGGACCTCACAGTGTCCCGCGGCGCGGCTGCGGTGTCGGTGAGTGTCCGTGGCGAGGCCGCGACGGTCCTGCCCGGCGTGCACCTGCACGTGCACGCCGAAGCCTCCGGCGCAGTCGAACGTTTCCTGCCCGACACCACACCCGCGCCTTGACATTTCCTTGCCGCAGCGGTGATTGCGGCGACCGGCCGAAAGGACACCACACGATGACAGACCAGCCACGGCCGGGCACGGCGACGCCGGTGCGCACGGCCTTGTTCCCTGATGGCCCGGATTCCTTGCTGCTGAACCCTGATGTTCCCGAGCGGCGGTGGCGTCGCGAGCGTGTCCGGGCCGCGCTGCACCCTCGAACTGTCCTCTTCGGACTCGGCGGGGCGAGTCTGACGGTCCTCGCGGTTCTCACGGTCGCGAAGGGCAGCGTTCTCGCCGCGATGCCGGTGCTGGGCATAGAGATCGTCGCGTTCGTCGCGTGTCTCCTCGTCGGCTGGCGCAGTGCTACCGGTGTGCTCGCCGACCATCGTCACGGCCCGGCGCGGCCCTGCCGGTTCGATCGTGTGCGGGGCGAGTTCTTTTTCCGCAGCCGCGATGTCGCGGGCCTCGGCACTGCCGGTGACACAGTGCGGACCCTGATCGCCGGTGTGGACGAGCTGCACCGCAGCCCGGCCCGCCCGTGGATCGATCCCGCTGTGCCGGGTGAGGTGCATCGGGTGGTGTGGCAGGCGTTGTGCTGCCTGGACCGCACCCGCGCCGCCCGGAGCCTGACCGGCGAGCTCGCCGACGATCCCGATTCCGCGGTCGGCGAGCTGGCCGCCGCGGCCCGCGAGGCGGTCACCGTGATCGACGACGCCCTGGACGAGGTGGTGCGGCATGTGCACGGCTGTCTCGTGCTGACCCGGGAGTGGGAGACGAAACTGCGACGCGGAGACCTCGCGGCCCGCACCGAGGGCATCCTCGCCGCCCTGCCCGGCGAGCGCGAGGTCCGGCAGGCCGCGCAGGCCGCGGAAGCGTTGCCGCAGAGCGTGTTCGCCTTCATCACCGCCGCCCGCGACCTGACCGGCGCCGGAGAGTTCCCGTGGGAACAGCACCCCTGCATGCGGGCACGCCTTCTCCGCGTCCTGCCCGGCGGGCTCCGCCGCGGCACCGCACCCCGGACAGCGCTGTTGCGGCTGGTGCGATCGGGCGAGGACCCGTCATGACCGGGCGCGCGCCGAACGTCACCGCGGGGTGGCTGCGGCGATGGTGGGCGGATGAGCGCGGCTCGGTGACCGCCGAGGCCGTGCTGGTGACCCCGCTACTGGTCATGCTGCTGGTGTTCCTGGCCGTGGTGGTGCACCGGGGCGTCGATGCCCGGTTGCGCCTGGACGACGCCGCCCACCAGGCCGCCCGTGCCGCCACCCTGCAACGCAGCACCCCGGCCGCCACCGCGGCCGCCCGGGACACAGCCGAAGCGGCGCTGGCCCAGGCCGGGCTGGTGTGCCGGGGTGTCACCACCACGATGTCCGGCACGCTCACCCCCGCCACGGCGGTGACCGTGCGGGTGCGGTGCACCGTCGATGTCGGCCAAGCCCTGCTGCTGGGCGTGCCCGGCGGGAAAACGTTGGAATCGAGCGCCAGCGAAGTCGTCGACACCTACCGGTCATCACACCAGGTTGCGGGTGCCTGATGGCCGTCTCAGCGCGCGAATCCGAGCCCGGGGACGCAGGCTCGCAGCTGGGTGCCGGTCAACGTCCGGTGCTCGAGCAATCCTTCGGCGACGCGGCCGATCTCCGGCCAGTACCGGTCGATCAAGTCGTGGGCGATGCCCGCCCACAGCTCAGGCTGGCCCGCGGGGAGCCCGTAGGCGCGGCGGGCCTCGGCGATCACGGCCAGGTCGTCGTGCCCGCCGTGCAGGTAGGCCTCGACCCGGACGTCCTCGGCCGTCACGTCCTCGCGGTACCGCTCGGCCGCGCTGGTCGTGTCCAGGACGTGCCGGGCTTGGGCGAGCGGGCCGGCGTGGGCGACGACCGCCAGCGAGGACAGGTCCACCGGGCGGGGCCGGACCGCGGTGAACCCCATCCGTCCGGCGGCGCGGGGCCGCAGCGTGACGTAGCGCAGCGACCGGCCCTGCAGCAGGTAGACGACCGCGTGCCCGGCCTCGTGCCAGGCGGTCACGCTGTCCTCGTCCACCACGGGCGATTCCGGTGTCTCGGGCGCGGTCACCCGGCCCATTCTGGCCACACCGCCGGCTCGTCGTGCACCGGCGTTCCCGGTGCGTCCGCGCGTTGCCGATGGCGGTGGTGGTGGCGGGCCGAGGAGGGCGCGGTGACGGCCTTCGTGGTCGCGCTGTTGCTGGGGTTGCTTGCCCTGACCGGGCTGGGCCTGGACGGCGGTCTCGCGCTGGCGAGCAAGGTCCGCGCCGGCGGGCAGGCCGAGTCCGCCGCCCGCGCCGGCGCCCAGGCGCTCGACCTCGCCGCCTATCGCGCCACCGGTGTGGTTCGGCTCGATCCAGGGCGGGCGCGGGACCTGGCGCAGCGGTACCTGGCCAGCGTCGGCGCGACCGGCACGGTCGCGGTGGCTGGCGACACGGTGACTGTCGAGGTCACCGCCACCTACCGGCCCCAGCTGCTCTCGCTGATCGGGATCGGCGACATCCACACCCACGGGCGGGGTGCCGCCCACCCACAGCGCGGGGTCACCGGCATCGAACCCTGACCACAGGCACACGTCGTCACGGAAGGAGAACACGGCATGGTCACATCGGAAGAGGAGATCACCCACCGCCTCGAGGAACGCGACGTCGCCCGCAGCATGCGCCGCGCGCAGGCGGCCACCACGGTGGGCGGGCTGGCTCGCCGGCACGCCGAGCTGGCCGGGCAGCTCGCCGGGCTCGAACGCGAGCTCGGCGAGATCCTGAGGAAGGCCAGCGACGTCATCGACGTCCCGGAGCTGGCCCAGGTCACCGACATTCCCGCCGCCGACCTCACCCGCTGGCGCGACCAGACGACCAAGTCCGCCCGCGGCGGCAAACGTAAACGCCCCAGTGCGACGACCAACGACACCACTGGCACGGACAGGCAGGCGGCCACCGGGCCACGTGCCGCCCGGCCGGCACCACCGGCCGAACCGGAGTCCGCCGGTAGGGCCGGGGGAGCGGTCGGCGCGGCGCGCGGCTGATGAGGGTGTCGTCTGGTCGCGGGCCGAGCGCGCGTGTCGCGCGGCTGCTGGGCCGGGCGGCGCGGGGGCTGGTCGCGGCCATCGTGCTGGCCGCGCTGGTGGCCGGGTTGCCGTGGGCGCTGATCTACGGCGTGGGGTGGCCGTTGCCGGGTCACGTGCCGAGCAGCGGCGACATCGGCGCGGTGCTGATGGCGCCGATGTCGTCCAGGTTCCTGCTCGACACGCTCGCCTGCCTGGCCTGGCTGCTGTGGCTGGTGTTCGCCGTCGACGTCGCCGCGTGCGTCGTGGACGTGGCCCGTGGTGCGCGGTGGCCGGACCTGCGGGGCCAGAGCGGGCCGGTGCGGCGCCTCGCGGCCGTGCTCGTCGGCGCGCTGCTGGTCGCGGTCCTAGGCCGTACCGCCACCGCCGCACCCGCTGCCCCAGCCGGTGGCGCCCGTCCCGTCGGCCATGCCCCGGTGGTCGCGACCGCCCCCGCCTGGACCACGCTGGCCGCCCGCGAGCACACCGGCCGCCCGCTGTCCCCGCCCCCAGCCGGGCCCGGGACCGAGCGGGTCCGCCCGCCGGAGGCGGGGGTGCACGACTCGTTGTGGCGGATCGCGCGGCGCTGCCTGGGCGAGGGCGATCGCTGGCCGCAGATCTGGGCCCTCAACAAGGGCAGCGCCCAGCCCGGGGGACGGGTGCTGAGCGACCCGAACCGGATCCACCCCGGCGACACCCTCCGGCTCCCCACCGCCGCAGCGCCCACCCCGCCCACCTCGGCGGCTCTGGCGCCACCGGAGCACGTGCCTACGGCCCCCACTACTCGGCCGGTACCTCCGGCACCGGGCGCCGCCACACCACCGCCTTCGGAGTCGGCGGCCGGACGGCCCGGCGGGGGTGCGGTGACGTGGGGCAGCGGTGAGGTGTTCGTCGGCCTGGGGCTGGCCGCGGCGGTCAGTGCGCTGCTGGTGCTCGCGCGGCGGCGGCGCCAGGCGCGCTACCGGCCCGGCAGCGGCCGGCGCGACGACGACGACCTGCCGGTCGCGCCGGTGGTGTATCAGCTGCGCCTGGCCCACCTGCGCGCCCAGCACCATGACGAGGACACCGTGCTGGACGCCGAGAGCGATCAGGAGATCGACGACCCGGTCCCGCCGGAGCGACGGCGCGAGCATCCCCGGCCCGAGGCGGCCCCGCGATCGACCACCGTCAGCCCCGGGCACGCGGGATCCGGGAACGCGGGGCCGGTGCGGGTGCTCGCGCCCCGCATCCGCCGGGTGATCGGTGCCCCCGGCAGTGGAGCCGGACCAGTGAACGTGCCGTCGGTGGTGGATATCGCCCTCGGCGCGACCGCCTCCGGCGCTGAGGGCGAGATCACGACCGGCGACTCGACGCACAGCCTGCCGGTGGGCACGGGATCGCACATTGCCCTTGACCTGGCCCGCGTCCACGGTCTCGGTCTGGTCGGGCCGGGCGGCTACGCCGCGGCCCGCGCCCTGCTGCTCACCCTCCTCACCACCGTGCCCGACGGCGGATCGGCGCCGAGGGTGCTCGTGCCCGCCACGGACCTGGCCCGCCTGCTCGGTGTGCCGGTGCCCGCCACGGGCCTGCCGGACACGGTCACCGTCGTGGCCGACCTGGACACCGCGCTGGACGTCCTCGACCCGCAGAACCCGGCCTCACCCCGGCCCGCCGTCCTGATCGCGGCGCCGCCGCTCGACCCGGACCGGCAGGCCCGGCTGCAGCAGCTGCTCGACAACGGCGGCCAGGACGGTGTCACCGCGGTGCTGCTGGGCCAGTGGCGCGCCGGAGTGACCGCCTATGTCACCGCCGGCGGGATCATCTCCGCGACCGATCCCGGCCTCGGCGAGCCCCTGCGCGGCACCCGCGCCTTCACCCTGCCCGAGACCGCGATGCGCGACCTGCTCGCCTTTCTGCACACCACCCAGCCCGCTCGAGGCGCCCGCGGCGAACCTGACACCGCACCGGGCGCCGACGGCGCGGCGACCGCGCCCGCCCGTGGGCCGGCGGCGCAGCCACCGGAGGCGGACCAGGCCCATCCCGAGAACGCCGGAGACGGCCCGGATCGCCTGGAGATCACCTCGGGCCCGCCCGCGCCGGAGCCGCCTCTCGCCGAGGCCGGGGAGCCTGGTGGCGCACCGTGCCCGCGGCTGCCGGTGCGGGCGAACGCGACCTCGGACACGCGCGCACCGCTGGTGCTGACGGTGTTCGGCGCCCCGGCTCTGCACTGGCGACCCGATCCCGCGCGGCCCGGGGCCGTACCGCGGGACCTGTCCGGGGAGTTGAGCAGCCGGCCGGTCGAACTGCTGGTGTTTCTCGCGGTGCATCCCGGCGGGGTGTCCCGGGACGGGATCGTCGATGCCCTGTGGCCCGACGCGCCGCCCCGCAACCCCGCCAGCGTGCTGCGCACGGTGCGCTCCCGGATCCGCCGCGCCCTCGAGACCGCCACTCACGGCACCGTCGGCGAGCTGGTCCTGGCTGAGCACGGCCAGTACCAGCTCGACCCGGCCGTGGTGGA includes the following:
- a CDS encoding type II secretion system F family protein, translated to MIPAIVFGAGTGLGLWALLVWAIPPRPALGARLARATTPPAEPIVATQDTSWATTLGRPFVPGLRALGLPGAKTERDLLVLGRGTDPHVAAKAILALAGLLAPGLLQLLLVLDGLSLGLEVPLVAAVVLAALGFLTPDLEVRAKAARRRAEFRTALSAFLDLVWITLAGGAGVEAALTDAAEIGHGPAFTQLRRALSAAQLTRTAAWATLRRLGEELGISELAELAASVSLAGTEGARVRASLAAKAQALRTHQVTDAEAEAQAATERMALPVTLLFLGFLGFIAYPAVVQVLNGL
- a CDS encoding TadE/TadG family type IV pilus assembly protein; this translates as MPAPSIRSRAHVLAERVRRALRGDRGEATVELVLATPLLLLALLAIIQFAVWSHATHVAQAAASQALAAARTQDGTTSAGRAAGRLLLDDLAAGPLRDPDLTVSRGAAAVSVSVRGEAATVLPGVHLHVHAEASGAVERFLPDTTPAP
- a CDS encoding TadE/TadG family type IV pilus assembly protein; this translates as MTGRAPNVTAGWLRRWWADERGSVTAEAVLVTPLLVMLLVFLAVVVHRGVDARLRLDDAAHQAARAATLQRSTPAATAAARDTAEAALAQAGLVCRGVTTTMSGTLTPATAVTVRVRCTVDVGQALLLGVPGGKTLESSASEVVDTYRSSHQVAGA
- a CDS encoding BTAD domain-containing putative transcriptional regulator; this translates as MRVSSGRGPSARVARLLGRAARGLVAAIVLAALVAGLPWALIYGVGWPLPGHVPSSGDIGAVLMAPMSSRFLLDTLACLAWLLWLVFAVDVAACVVDVARGARWPDLRGQSGPVRRLAAVLVGALLVAVLGRTATAAPAAPAGGARPVGHAPVVATAPAWTTLAAREHTGRPLSPPPAGPGTERVRPPEAGVHDSLWRIARRCLGEGDRWPQIWALNKGSAQPGGRVLSDPNRIHPGDTLRLPTAAAPTPPTSAALAPPEHVPTAPTTRPVPPAPGAATPPPSESAAGRPGGGAVTWGSGEVFVGLGLAAAVSALLVLARRRRQARYRPGSGRRDDDDLPVAPVVYQLRLAHLRAQHHDEDTVLDAESDQEIDDPVPPERRREHPRPEAAPRSTTVSPGHAGSGNAGPVRVLAPRIRRVIGAPGSGAGPVNVPSVVDIALGATASGAEGEITTGDSTHSLPVGTGSHIALDLARVHGLGLVGPGGYAAARALLLTLLTTVPDGGSAPRVLVPATDLARLLGVPVPATGLPDTVTVVADLDTALDVLDPQNPASPRPAVLIAAPPLDPDRQARLQQLLDNGGQDGVTAVLLGQWRAGVTAYVTAGGIISATDPGLGEPLRGTRAFTLPETAMRDLLAFLHTTQPARGARGEPDTAPGADGAATAPARGPAAQPPEADQAHPENAGDGPDRLEITSGPPAPEPPLAEAGEPGGAPCPRLPVRANATSDTRAPLVLTVFGAPALHWRPDPARPGAVPRDLSGELSSRPVELLVFLAVHPGGVSRDGIVDALWPDAPPRNPASVLRTVRSRIRRALETATHGTVGELVLAEHGQYQLDPAVVEVDYWGFANAVTARRSAGTPERRADAYEAIVARYGGVLAEGVDADWLVAAREATRRDALDAVAALARARVGTDPDYTLDLLETARAFDPHNELLYRDIMRLQHNLGRHDAISRTLTLLRTRLAEIDATPAADTVDLAQRLRARHTGIPVDDDFSRSTAP